Proteins co-encoded in one Carcharodon carcharias isolate sCarCar2 chromosome 7, sCarCar2.pri, whole genome shotgun sequence genomic window:
- the c7h3orf14 gene encoding uncharacterized protein C3orf14 homolog isoform X1 — translation MKMSYLAHEVELSKRHEEILGLRNTLLQQMENKLESQINEKKLQAVEFESVNERNASLLKDLEVAEKKLRTEMCTHLHPTVLTLETKYWASVEEHLPKWEQFLLGQTKSPVEVTYPRDKKSQKKDPQDKVTIKSSNLPPSATTCKTPPQFPPTQNQKRTKVHKKRIT, via the exons ATGAAAATGTCTTATTTAGCCCATGAAGTTGAACTGAGCAAGCGTCATGAAGAAAT ATTAGGCCTGAGAAATACGCTGCTTCAGCAAATGGAAAACAAGCTTGAAAGTCAGATAAATGAGAAAAAACTGCAAGCAGTTGAGTTTGAGTCAGTGAATGAAAGAAACGCATCACTTTTAAAG GATTTGGAAGTAGCCGAAAAAAAATTAAGAACTGAAATGTGTACACATCTGCATCCTACTGTTCTCACTCTTGAG ACTAAATACTGGGCATCCGTTGAAGAACATCTGCctaaatgggaacagtttttacTGGGGCAAACAAAGAGTCCTGTTGAAGTGACGTATCCAAGGGACAAAAAATCACAGAAGAAAGATCCTCAAGATAAAGTTACCATTAAAAGCAGTAATTTACCCCCTTCAGCAACAACTTGCAAGACACCTCCTCAGTTTCCCCCGACACAAAATCAAAAGAGAACAAAAGTTCATAAGAAAAGGATAACATAG
- the c7h3orf14 gene encoding uncharacterized protein C3orf14 homolog isoform X2, whose protein sequence is MKMSYLAHEVELSKRHEEILGLRNTLLQQMENKLESQINEKKLQAVEFESVNERNASLLKTKYWASVEEHLPKWEQFLLGQTKSPVEVTYPRDKKSQKKDPQDKVTIKSSNLPPSATTCKTPPQFPPTQNQKRTKVHKKRIT, encoded by the exons ATGAAAATGTCTTATTTAGCCCATGAAGTTGAACTGAGCAAGCGTCATGAAGAAAT ATTAGGCCTGAGAAATACGCTGCTTCAGCAAATGGAAAACAAGCTTGAAAGTCAGATAAATGAGAAAAAACTGCAAGCAGTTGAGTTTGAGTCAGTGAATGAAAGAAACGCATCACTTTTAAAG ACTAAATACTGGGCATCCGTTGAAGAACATCTGCctaaatgggaacagtttttacTGGGGCAAACAAAGAGTCCTGTTGAAGTGACGTATCCAAGGGACAAAAAATCACAGAAGAAAGATCCTCAAGATAAAGTTACCATTAAAAGCAGTAATTTACCCCCTTCAGCAACAACTTGCAAGACACCTCCTCAGTTTCCCCCGACACAAAATCAAAAGAGAACAAAAGTTCATAAGAAAAGGATAACATAG